In the Telopea speciosissima isolate NSW1024214 ecotype Mountain lineage chromosome 2, Tspe_v1, whole genome shotgun sequence genome, one interval contains:
- the LOC122650787 gene encoding putative methyltransferase DDB_G0268948 produces MANLFIKQAKMYVETRPSYPTEFIEFIASKTLGRHLAWDAGTGNGQAAFSLAKIFKDVVATDTSEQQLSLAPNLPNIRYQQTPPTMSIDELERHVASESTVDLVTIAQALHWFDHPIFYEQVKRVLKKPNGVIAGWCYSEPEVNDAMDAVYSRVYKESAPYWAPQRKFVDYRYRTIDFPFEPVEGEDHTGPFQFEATRSMDLESYFTYIRSWSAYQTAGSKGVELLKEDVVKDFERAWGDDRTSQKIVRFPIYLRIGRVERNRVKKESSRASEFVSK; encoded by the exons ATGGCAAATCTGTTCATTAAACAAGCGAAGATGTATGTAGAGACTCGGCCGAGTTACCCAACCGAGTTTATCGAATTCATAGCCTCCAAAACCCTAGGCCGCCATCTCGCCTGGGACGCTGGCACCGGCAACGGCCAGGCGGCATTCTCC TTAGCGAAGATATTCAAAGATGTAGTGGCAACAGACACAAGCGAGCAGCAACTCTCTTTGGCCCCTAATCTCCCAAACATTCGTTACCAACAAACTCCACCCACCATGTCCATAGATGAACTCGAGCGCCATGTGGCATCAGAAAGCACCGTTGATCTGGTGACCATTGCACAAGCCCTCCATTGGTTTGACCACCCAATCTTCTACGAACAAGTGAAACGGGTGCTCAAGAAACCCAATGGAGTTATCGCTGGCTGGTGCTATTCGGAGCCGGAGGTTAACGATGCCATGGATGCCGTCTATTCAAGGGTCTATAAAGAGTCAGCACCTTACTGGGCCCCACAACGGAAATTCGTGGACTATAGGTACAGGACCATTGATTTTCCGTTTGAGCCCGTAGAAGGAGAAGATCACACGGGTCCGTTTCAATTTGAAGCGACGAGGTCAATGGATTTGGAATCTTATTTTACTTACATAAGATCATGGTCAGCATATCAGACGGCTGGTAGTAAAGGTGTGGAGCTGTTGAAGGAAGACGTGGTCAAAGATTTTGAAAGAGCTTGGGGAGATGATAGGACAAGCCAGAAGATAGTGCGATTCCCAATTTATCTGAGGATTGGGAGGGTAGAAAGGAACCGAGTGAAGAAAGAATCATCACGAGCAAGTGAATTTGTTTCGAAATAA